Part of the Limihaloglobus sulfuriphilus genome is shown below.
CCACTGCACCGATACCGGCCCGTGCGGCTGGAGTTTCGCCAGGTCGGCCCCGAGGCTGTCCGTGATATAATCCAGATTCGCGGCGTGCTGGTCGGCGTACCAGCGGACAATGTCGAAGGCCCTGGTCTCGTCCGCCGAGCTTACAGGGTACTTCAGCGGCACAAAACCCTGTTTGGGTACCTCGTGGCCCTTCCAGTACAGCTCGCCGTAAGGCGTAGTGAGCCACTGCTCCACGACACGCTCGGTCTCGCGGTTTTCGGTTTTGGTCTTGCGTTTGAGGGCGGGATTTCCGCCGGCGGCATCGGGCAGGCCGACATTAAAAAGCGGGTATCCGCCGGCCAGCTCATACGCCCTGATCAAATCGTCGAGAGTTGTCTCGGAGTTCCAGCGTTTGCCCGCCAGCTTGGTATCAAAGCCGGCACCGGCTCCTATCTGCATTGAAACAAAGGGCTTATCTCCGCCGTGGTTTACATAGTGGATAAATTCTTCTCTCGCTGACATCTGTTGTCTCCGCAATCTACTGCCATTATTAAAATATACCGGATTCGAATATCCGGTCGAATAGTTCGCATAATACCCGCCCGCCGGATTACAGTCAAATGTAAAATGCACCAAAGAAGTAGTTTTTACATTATCCCCGGCAATACGTTTGCGGGGTGTTATGGTAAGAGTTCAAACTTTAGTTTGTTTATCCTTGTAGAGACATTTTACGGGAGCCTCTTAAATATTTACAGGAAAAGATTTTAGAGCGTTGAGAGACGTATGCAATACGTCTCTACGGGAGCCCGCTTCAAAGAAAAATCAATTAGGATGTTGACTTCACGCCGCGGACAATATTATAATATCTCCCTGGATGTCCCAATAGCAGGGAACCGATAGCGGCAGGGCGGATGCCGGTTGTTTGGTATCACGTCCGCCCTGTACGTGGAAATCTGTTTTCAAAGCGAAAACAGGCAGAGGAATTCGCTCAAGAGCGGCTTCCTCTTTTTTTACGGGCAAACGAGAGACACCGATTTTCATGCCGGCTCAAATGATACCCCCCTGGCCGGCAGCTGTTTGTTTATTATTATATTAATAGATATTTAAATATAACAGTAGTAATAATAGTCGCTGTTAGATTGTTATGTTTCGTACACGAAAGTTCGTAAAATTACTGTTAGCGGAATGTTAGCACAGAAAGTTATGCACAAATTTTGTGGAAAACCTGTTGAGAAGTCTGTTCCCAATACCCCTCTAATATAACAGGAGTTTAAGAGTTATCGCAGATAACCTGCCGCGGCTGTTACATTCTGGAAAATTTGTAACAGCCCTGCCAACAGCTTATCCACGAAGTTTGTAACATTTCGGTAACAGTTTTTCCACAAAAAACACCCGCCTCACCGCCGCGAGAGAGGGGATTTGTGCAAATGTCAGTCTTTTACTCTCTTTCCCGCGGCAGCGCTGGCCAAAAGCAAAATGAGAGCCGATTTAATCCCCTGATAACTGTATGACATCTAATAACTCCCCGCCGCGGCTGTGTGCTACTTATAGTATCGTAGATTTTGAGCAGGAAATCCATACCATGAATTATACCACTTATAGTGTGCAATCGTGAGCGCTTTCTGCTCAGGAAATATTTTAAAGAAAGAGTTTTTATGGAATCAAATATTTTAAAAACATTCGGCAAAAATGTCCGTGAACTCAGACTCTCTAAAGGCTGGTCCCAGGAAGAACTCGCCAGAAGATGCGACCTGCATAGAACCTATATTGGAAGCATAGAGCGCCACGAGCGAAATGTAAGTTTAATTAACGTCGAGCTGATTGCGAAAGCTCTGGATGTAAAGATTTGTAATTTGGTTGAAGATTGATATGAGTGGAAATGTTGCAAACAGAAAAAGACTGATATCCATAACAAAAGGCAATATAAAAAATGGTCATATCTATTTGAGTGGTCATCATGATTTTTTCCCTAAAGAATGTTATGGAAAATCTAATCAAAAAGCAGGACAAGGCAAACTCTTAAATTTGTTTTTGGACGGAATAGGGGACACTGTACAAACAGATATCTCGATCGATAGAAACGGCAATCCGAGAAATTTTTTTAGAAAAAGGGATTGGGTGGCGCGTTTCTTTCAAAAATATCGGATTCAGGAAGGAGATGTGGTTGCCATAGAAAAAATAGGACGGTATAGCTACCGTTTGTATCCCTTTGAAACACAGAATATGAGAACTGGCGCAGAGGTTTCGCTGCACTGGCCTCCCTTAGACCCTCGCAAACCTACGGCGATAGATTTATTTGCAGGCTGTGGAGGCTTTTCATATGGTTTAAAACAAGCAGGCTTTGAGAATTTATTATCTGTTGAGTGGGACAGTGCTTGTTGTGAAACATTTAAAAAGAATATCAGCTCACGCATTTTGAACTGTGCTATTCAAGAAGTCGTCAATTTCCCGGAATGTGACCTGCTTGTTGGGGGGCCTCCGTGTCAAGGCTTTAGTAACCTGGGTGAAAAATTGCCTAATGACCCACGACGCCAACTGTGGAGGCACTTTATCAGGGCTGTAAAAGAAGCATATCCTTTGATTTTTATTATGGAAAATGTTCCCCCGATCATAAAATCTCAAGAATATCAGGAAATACTAAAAGAGTCACAAAAGTTAGGCTATATAATAGAGGGTCGTGTATTGAACACAGCTTTTTACGGTGTGCCCCAACAAAGAAAAAGGGCAATTATTATCGGTAGCCGGATAGGCCCCCCGGCGTTCCCCAAACCGACACATATTGACCCTAATGAGAAAAATCTTTACAATACCGAGTTGCCTCATTGGCGCACAGTCCAAGATGCAATCGGCGATATGCCGCGTAAACCAGACGGCCATAATTGGCACATAGGCAGAAACCCAACAGCAAAATCACAGAAAAGATATAGGTGTATTCCGCCTGGGGGGAATCGATGGGATTTGCCACAGGAATTGATGCCCGAATGCTGGAAACGCAAAACAAAAGGTGGAACAGACTTATTTGGTCGGCTTTTTTGGGATAAGCCGTCTGTAACGATAAGAACGGAGTTTTACAAGCCGGAAAAAGGTAGATACCTTCATCCTGTTGAACATAGACCTATTACTCACAGAGAAGCAGCCAGGCTCCAGGGATTTGAAGATAGTTTTGAGTTTATAGGGAAAAAAATCGAAGTTGGGATACAGATAGGCAATGCAGTGCCTCCGCCTTTTGCCTGCCAAATAGGTTTAACTGTAAAAAAACAAATCGACAATTGGAAGCGGAATCAAAATGACGTTAGAAAAAGCCAGTTATGAACAACAAGTAGAAAATCTAATCGCTGAAGCAGAGGCTCTTCTTTCAAGTTACAAACAGCAATGGAAAGGGCTTTCTTGGCGTGAGAAAGTGTTGTTACTAGTGGATTTAAATATACCCATATCAGACTTGGGGGTCTATTCTAATTATAGAGTAGCAAATCTTGCTGCAAGAGAGAGGCTTCGTTTATATTTCATAGAACATGTCGGGGAAATAATTCATAAAGAGGAACTTCGTGTTGTAAGTGGTATATCAGAGTTTGGGCGTAGGGTTCGCGAATTGAGGGTTGAGGATGGCTATAAGATTATTACCGGTGTCGGTGATAGTGGAGAGTTTTTGGGACTAACCCCGGAAGAATATAAACTCTTAGACAAGGAGCCGGACCTGAATGCTGCGCACAGATGGCACATCGCAAATAGGATTAAAAGAGAAACAAAAGGAGGCAGTCAAGCAAAAATTCTTTGTTTTCTGAAAGAATTTGTTGGGAAAGTGGTGACTAATGATGAGTTGTATAATGTCTCAGGTGCGAAGGAATTTGGCAGAAGAGTCAGGGAGCTAAGAACGGAAGAAGGCTATGCAATATCAACCAAATTTACAGGTCGCCCTGATTTAAGGGTTGGGGAATATGT
Proteins encoded:
- a CDS encoding DNA cytosine methyltransferase yields the protein MSGNVANRKRLISITKGNIKNGHIYLSGHHDFFPKECYGKSNQKAGQGKLLNLFLDGIGDTVQTDISIDRNGNPRNFFRKRDWVARFFQKYRIQEGDVVAIEKIGRYSYRLYPFETQNMRTGAEVSLHWPPLDPRKPTAIDLFAGCGGFSYGLKQAGFENLLSVEWDSACCETFKKNISSRILNCAIQEVVNFPECDLLVGGPPCQGFSNLGEKLPNDPRRQLWRHFIRAVKEAYPLIFIMENVPPIIKSQEYQEILKESQKLGYIIEGRVLNTAFYGVPQQRKRAIIIGSRIGPPAFPKPTHIDPNEKNLYNTELPHWRTVQDAIGDMPRKPDGHNWHIGRNPTAKSQKRYRCIPPGGNRWDLPQELMPECWKRKTKGGTDLFGRLFWDKPSVTIRTEFYKPEKGRYLHPVEHRPITHREAARLQGFEDSFEFIGKKIEVGIQIGNAVPPPFACQIGLTVKKQIDNWKRNQNDVRKSQL
- a CDS encoding helix-turn-helix domain-containing protein translates to MESNILKTFGKNVRELRLSKGWSQEELARRCDLHRTYIGSIERHERNVSLINVELIAKALDVKICNLVED
- a CDS encoding HNH endonuclease, whose protein sequence is MTLEKASYEQQVENLIAEAEALLSSYKQQWKGLSWREKVLLLVDLNIPISDLGVYSNYRVANLAARERLRLYFIEHVGEIIHKEELRVVSGISEFGRRVRELRVEDGYKIITGVGDSGEFLGLTPEEYKLLDKEPDLNAAHRWHIANRIKRETKGGSQAKILCFLKEFVGKVVTNDELYNVSGAKEFGRRVRELRTEEGYAISTKFTGRPDLRVGEYVLESLNRVADPHDRKIPYEVQKQVYERDNNTCRLCGWNHHKWTKQDPRILELHHIREHAKGGQNSLDNVILLCSKCHDKVHAKKLSVPDNILD